In one Silene latifolia isolate original U9 population chromosome 10, ASM4854445v1, whole genome shotgun sequence genomic region, the following are encoded:
- the LOC141606512 gene encoding ubiquitin-conjugating enzyme E2 28 encodes MASKRILKELKDLQKDPPTSCSAGPVGEDMFHWQATIMGPPDSPYAGGVFLVTIHFPPDYPFKPPKVAFRTKVFHPNINSNGSICLDILKEQWSPALTISKVLLSICSLLTDPNPDDPLVPEIAHMYKTDRAKYESTARSWTQKYAMG; translated from the exons ATGGCGTCGAAGAGGATCTTGAAGGAGCTCAAGGATCTGCAGAAAGATCCTCCTACCTCTTGCAGTGCcg GTCCAGTGGGTGAAGACATGTTTCATTGGCAGGCAACCATTATGGGACCTCCTGACAGTCCTTACGCAGGGGGCGTTTTCCTTGTTACTATCCACTTCCCCCCAGACTATCCTTTTAAACCCCCAAAG GTAGCTTTTAGGACAAAAGTGTTTCACCCAAATATTAACAGCAACGGAAGCATTTGCCTGGATATCTTGAAGGAACAGTGGAGTCCTGCTCTTACCATTTCAAAG GTATTGCTTTCGATTTGCTCCCTCTTGACGGATCCTAATCCCGATGATCCCTTGGTGCCAGAGATTGCTCACATGTACAAGACTGATAGGGCCAAGTACGAGAGTACGGCAAGGAGCTGGACTCAGAAGTATGCTATGGGTTAG